GGTACCCTGTCAGGGACTATCACAGATGGCAGCGGCCATTATAAATTTACCACGACCCGATCGTTGCCGCTGACACTTATATTCTCATCTGTAGGTTTTAAAAGCGAACAGGTACAGGTCTCGAATCAGGAAAGTAACAATATTCAGCTGAGCTCCACCGAAATCCTGGGTGAAGAAGTGGTAGTCGCCGCCAGCCGGGTATCAGAATCTATCCTTGCTTCTCCTGTGTCTATCGAAAAACTCAATGCTACCGCCATCAGGGATATACCTACCCCCAATTTCTACGATGCACTCCCCTCTCTGAAAGGCGTAGAAACCAGTATGCAAAGCCTTACCTTCCGTACCGTCACTACCCGTGGTTTCAATACCAATGGAAACACCCGTTTCAATCAGCTGGTAGATGGTATGGATAACCAGGCTCCCGGTCTCAACTTCTCTGTAGGAAACATATTAGGCCTGTCCGAACTGGATGTCGCTTCTGTAGAATTACTGCCCGGTGCATCTTCCGCCCTGTATGGTGCAGGTGGTATGAACGGTACCCTGCTCATGACCAGCAAAAGCCCTTTTGATTACCAGGGACTGAGCCTTCGCTTACAGAGTGGGGTAAACCATGTAGGTAAGCAGCAACAACCTTATGTAGGTTTTATTCCGGACATTTCTGCCCGCTATGCAAAAGCTTTTGGTCGCTTTGCGTTTAAGCTGAACGTCTGCTACCTGCAGGCAGATGACTGGCAGGCTTTGGATTCTACTAATTATGACCGTTTAAATGGCAAGACAAAAGCAGGTTTCTCACATGCCTCAGATCCCAATTATGATGGGGTGAATGTCTATGGTGATGAAATCACGACTACCTACGGCGCCAGCGCCGGTTACCTGAATGGGTTGGCAGTGTCCCGTACAGGTTACAGGGAAAAAGACCTGGTGGATTATGGTACTAAGAGTTTAAAATTAAGCGGTGCTTTACATTATAAATTCACCGATAACCTGGAAGGTATTATTCAGGGGAACTGGGGTAAAGGTACCACGGTGTATACCGGCTCTGACCGCTACTCTCTCCGCAATTTTGATATGGGACAGTATAAGGTGGAACTGAGAGGCAAGCGCTTCTATTTAAGAGCATATACCACACAGGAACGCTCCGGCGAAGCCTACAACGCAACTGCGCTGGGTACCCTGCTCAATGAATCTTACAGTCCAAGTGCTACCTACGATGCCAATGGCGCTGTAACAGGCGGCTGGTTTGCAGAATATGCCACTGTTTACAACCAGGCAAGACTGGGTGTATTTCAGGGTGCACCGGGTGTAAAAACGGATCAGGAAGCACATGCCATTGCCCGTGGATATGCAGACAGAAACCGTTTAATACCAGGTTCTGCAAACTTTAACACCGCGAAAAAGACAATTACGGAACGCTACATCGGGTTTGGCACTGATCGTAATGGTGCTAAATTCAATGATAAAACCAACCTGTATCACTATGAAGGATTCTATAATTTCACAGATCATGTAAAAGTACTGGAATTGCAGGCAGGAGCTAGTTTCCGCCATTACGCACTTAACTCAGACGGTACCATCTTCGACGATGCAAACGGAAGTATTGGTATCAATGAATACGGTGGCTTTGTTCAGGTGGGTAAGAAACTGGTGAATGACAGGATTAAGCTGACAGGTTCTGTGCGCTATGATAAGAACGAAAACTTTGATGGCAGGTTTACACCCCGTATCTCAGGTGTGTTCACTGTAGCACCACAACACAATATCCGTCTCTCCTTCCAGACAGCTTATCGTAATCCTACCAACCAGGACCAGTATATAGATTTGCCTATCCGCTCCAATACAAGACTGATTGGTGGCTTACCTGCATTGATCTCAAAGTATGACCTGTATAATACAAAAGGCTATACACAGGCAAGTGTACAGCAATATGCTGCAACAGGCGATCCTACCAAACTGGAAGCGTATACCTTTGGCAAGTTCAGACCAGAGAGCGTGAGTTCATATGAAGTAGGCTATAAGGGGCTGATCAATAACCGCCTGTTGATAGATGCGTACTACTATTACAGCAAGTATAAAAACTTCCTTTCTTACCTGGTATTGATCCAGCCTACACAACCGCTGGCTTCCGATCCATCATTTAGCAGAGCGAATATCTTTGCGACTTATGTAAACAATCCTTCTGATGTGGTCACACAAGGGGGTGCTTTGGGATTGGATTATTTGATTGGTAAATGGACCGTTACCGGCAATGTATCTTACAATGATATCACGAAGGATTCAAAAACATTGTCTAATTCATTTAACACGCCTAAATATCGTTTCAATCTGGGCTTGTCAAACAGGAATGTATATAAGAATCTTGGATTTAATGTAATGTACAGATGGCAGGATGCCTTTACGTGGAATAGTAGCTTTGTACAGGGTGAAGTTGCAGCCTATGCTACGCTGGATGCACAGGTGAGCTATAGAATTCCAAAAGTGAATGCAACGATTAAAGTGGGTGGTTCCAATATAACAAACCATTACTATCAAACATCATTCGGTAATCCAAAGGCAGGAGGTATTTATTATATCTCTTTGCTGTTCGAAGACCTTCTGAAATAAATAAATAAAAAAACAAACTCAAAATTGAAACGCTTTTGCCAGAGGCAAAAGCGTTTCAATTTTTGTACGCCAAAATATTTAAATCGGGAAAGTATATTCCTCCCCTCTCTCCGAAACCGTCGTATTATACCGACTCTCCCACAAAGGAGAATGCACCTGGGTATCCTCATACTTCTTCAACGCCTCCTTCAATTGTTTCAACTCCTTCGGATGTGACGCTGACAGATCTTTCTTCTCTTCCCTGTCCTTAGACAGATCAAACAACCATTCTTTTTTATCATGCTCATTTACCACCAGCTTCCAGTTCCCACTTCTAAACGCTTTTGAAAATCCACTCCGCCATACAAATTGCTCATGCGGATGCTTATTCAGCGTTCCCTTTTGTAAAAAAGGTACAAGGTTCACTCCATCATAAGTCCTGTCAGCAGGTAATGTCGCACCGGACAATGCCGCAGCAGTAGCAAAGATATCCAGCGAAGAGATCTCCTGTGCTGAGGTCACACCGCTGGCAATATGCCCCGGATAGCGCACATAAAATGGCACAGACAAACCACCTTCAAAATGCGTACACTTACCACCCCGCAAAGGATAATTATCTGTCGCACGGGTATAACTTGCACCACCATTATCACTCGTAAAGAAAATGATCGTATTATCTTCCAGGCCAGATGCCTTTACCTGCGCCAATACCTGACCCACAGCATCATCCAGTGCTTCAATCATACCATAATAAATGCGTTTCAGAGAATCCTTCTCAGTAGTGACCTTGTTATAATATGCCTTTGGCACCTGGAATGGATCATGTGGTGCATTGAATGTCAGGTATAAAAAGTAAGGCTTGTCTTTATGCTGCTGTATAAACTGCGAAGCTTTATTAGCCAAAGAAAATGTAAGATAACCGGTATCCTGCACGATCTCTCTGCCTTCACGAATAGCTGTCGCACCCTTACGTGGTGTCCATGCAATCTTATCCGTCAATGCCCATGGTGCACGAATGCCTGCATATTTAGAGGTATCCAGTTCCCCTTCTGTATAAGGAGATAACCCTGCCTGAAAATAATAGCTGTAATCAAATCCTTTCTGATCAGGATAAAAGCCATCACCAATGCCCAGGTGCCATTTACCTACGATGCCGGTAGCATACCCCTGTGCATGCAGCAGCTGCGCCAACGTGAGCTCGGTAGCGGGCAAACCATTCTGTACAGCCCCATTACCATCTGGCATAAATTCATATCCAAATCGTACCTGGCTGCGCCCTGTGATCAACCCCGCCCGGGAAGGAGAACAAATCGGCGCTGCAGAATATGCAGTGGTAAACCGTATCCCACTTTTCCCTAATCCATCAATATTTGGCGTTCGTACTTTTGCATTTCCATATGCCTGAAGATCACTATATCCTAAGTCATCTGCCAATATTACAATTACATTCGGCGGACGGTTAGGCGCCGGCTTTTTGCCTGTAAAGCTGCACAGTACAGCTGCGCCCAACACGACAGGCAACAAAAATCTTCTTTTCATTTATTAGTGCTTTTTACTGAATAATTCATCAAATGTGAAGCTCGCATAATATAAGCCGCCAATTGAAGGCCCACTCATATACTGCGTATAATATTTGTTCAGGATATTGCTTCCCCCGATCCTGATCGTACTCTTTGCTGCAGGAATATGATAAGAAACCTGCGCATCCAGTGAACCCCATGCCGGTACATATCCATTCGCAATACTGGACACCCAGTTAATACCACCTGACCAGCGATAAGCCACATTAAATCCAATGTTTTTATACACATGCGTATTCCCCAAACTAAAACTCCCGCTAAAAGCAGGCGTGTTAAACCCTCCTGAACTCAGGTAAGCATCCTTCGTCCCTGCCTGATCAAACCCATTATAAGTCGCATTCGCAGAGAAACGATAATCTTTTGGTAATACATAATCTACTCCCAGAGACACCCCATAGTTATATACTTTAGAGGGTGTATTTGTATACACTGAATAACTGGAATAATTACCTCCGGCTATTGCGATTGCTGCCAGGCTATCATTGGATATTCCAGATGAGAGATTTACTTTACCCACGCCAATACCCTGTATAAATCCATCAAACTGTACCCAGAAAGCAGATATATCCACGAACAGTTTATCATTCAACAATGAGCCCTTATAGCCCAGTTCAAATGTTAAGTTCTTCTCTGGTTTGATGTAATTGATAGGCGCCGCTACCAGCAGGGATTTATTCGCCTGAATAGCTTCATCCCTGTCTGTACCTGCGCTCACAGCTTTGTTGACAGCCGTATTAAACGCTGTTATACTGGAAGTGAAGTAGGAGTTCCCTATTATATCATAGGGTTGCAGGTTCTGTTTTATACCACCCAATACCTGCGTAGTACCTAAGCGCAGATTGGCCCACGCATCCTGGAATACAGGCATACGGTAACCATTCTGAAAAGATAAACGGAAATTATGCTGAGGTGTGGGAGAATACACCAACCCAAGCCGTGAAGTGAATTGTCCATCTATATATTGCGCCTTATCATAGCGCACGGAGCCTGTCGCTTTTAATTTACCGGGAATGATCTCTCTGCTTAACTGTACAAAAGCGCCGCCTTTCCATGTAGTAATAGGACTGCCCGTAGTATCAGGATAAAAGGTACCATCTGAGCGCAGGGAACTAAATCTGTAATCGGCACCAATCTGCACATCTAAAATTTTAGATGTCCATTTAGACAGATCTGCCTGCAGTTCATTATGAATAAAATACCCTCTGGAAATAAACTTCGCACCTGAAGTCCAGCTGCCAATGCGTTTTAAACTATCAGCTATATGATTAAAAGAGGTAGTACCTGATTCAATACGTCCATTATCAGCAGCGGTTCTTGCGACCTGAAGGGCAGTATTCATATTCCCTTCAGAAGAATAATTACTATTAAATGCAGTGGTAAAATCACTATACCACTGGCTATCGCTCTTCCATGTACGGTTAATATTATCAGCCAGGAAACGGATATTATATGAATCTCCGGAGTTCTCCGTATTCACATACCCCTTATAAGAGATCACAGGAGATTTAAATGTGATCCCATGCTGTTGTACTGTGTAATTTTTAAACTTCAGCTTATTTGCACGGGTAAAAATATTATCAACGATACCACCTTTGTAAGAATAAGACAACCGGGTATCATTATTGAATTTATACACTAAAGTCGCATCTGCTTTCAGCAATTTAGATGCATAATCCGTCAGCTCGGCTTCTTTATAACCAGTGCGGCTTACAACCACACTCTGGTTATTCAGTGTCAGGGTCCGGTAACTTTCATCGCCATACACATTCACACCATTGTACCCGGGATCCTGGCGCGTGCCTGTTGAACCATACCCGATTCCCGCATTTAAATTCGTCTGCCTGCTCGTATCACCGGAAGCCCAATCACTCCCACGGGTATATGCAAAGTTCACCTTAAAAGCCAACCGGTCAGAAATCGCCTTCGCATACCGCAATGAAATACTGGTATATGCTGAAGGCGACACATAGTTATAAGGATTATGAAGGTTATTCACCCCTCCTTTGTAATTAAAACTCAACCCCTGATGCAACCACGGATCTTTCGTAATTGTATTTACCAACCCATTCGTTGCACTCAGCCCATACAGCGCCGAAGACGCCCCGGGTATCAACTCCACACTCTCCACATCCAGATCCCCCGCGCCTATCGTATTCGCTATTGGGAAGTTCAATACCGGCGACTGATTATCCATCCCATCTACCAGCTGTACAAACCGCAAATTCGTGGGATTCTGGAACCCACGTGTATTATACACTGTAAACAGCAAACTCGTATTCAACGTATTCACGCCTTTCAAAGAAGAGATCGCCTCGTAGGCACTCACTGCCGGACTTTCTGCCAACTGCCTGCTGCTTAACTTTTCGATGGTAACCGGCGAACGCAGGATAGATTCTGAATGACGTGACGCTGTCACTACCACGTCATTCAGATGTGTAATTTGTTTTTCAGGTAATGTAATTGTAACAAAGCTGGTATTCTTTAGCACCACTTCCTTATTACCATACCCAACGTAAGTCACCACCAGCTTCACGGGGAATACCCCCGAAAAAGGCAAATGGAATACCCCTGCCGTATCGGTCAGCGCCCCTGTC
This Chitinophaga sancti DNA region includes the following protein-coding sequences:
- a CDS encoding TonB-dependent receptor, yielding MKNCFAKASLCCMLLLQLFTLAYAQQKTITGTVTNKTTGEPLPGVTVSLKGTLSGTITDGSGHYKFTTTRSLPLTLIFSSVGFKSEQVQVSNQESNNIQLSSTEILGEEVVVAASRVSESILASPVSIEKLNATAIRDIPTPNFYDALPSLKGVETSMQSLTFRTVTTRGFNTNGNTRFNQLVDGMDNQAPGLNFSVGNILGLSELDVASVELLPGASSALYGAGGMNGTLLMTSKSPFDYQGLSLRLQSGVNHVGKQQQPYVGFIPDISARYAKAFGRFAFKLNVCYLQADDWQALDSTNYDRLNGKTKAGFSHASDPNYDGVNVYGDEITTTYGASAGYLNGLAVSRTGYREKDLVDYGTKSLKLSGALHYKFTDNLEGIIQGNWGKGTTVYTGSDRYSLRNFDMGQYKVELRGKRFYLRAYTTQERSGEAYNATALGTLLNESYSPSATYDANGAVTGGWFAEYATVYNQARLGVFQGAPGVKTDQEAHAIARGYADRNRLIPGSANFNTAKKTITERYIGFGTDRNGAKFNDKTNLYHYEGFYNFTDHVKVLELQAGASFRHYALNSDGTIFDDANGSIGINEYGGFVQVGKKLVNDRIKLTGSVRYDKNENFDGRFTPRISGVFTVAPQHNIRLSFQTAYRNPTNQDQYIDLPIRSNTRLIGGLPALISKYDLYNTKGYTQASVQQYAATGDPTKLEAYTFGKFRPESVSSYEVGYKGLINNRLLIDAYYYYSKYKNFLSYLVLIQPTQPLASDPSFSRANIFATYVNNPSDVVTQGGALGLDYLIGKWTVTGNVSYNDITKDSKTLSNSFNTPKYRFNLGLSNRNVYKNLGFNVMYRWQDAFTWNSSFVQGEVAAYATLDAQVSYRIPKVNATIKVGGSNITNHYYQTSFGNPKAGGIYYISLLFEDLLK
- a CDS encoding sulfatase-like hydrolase/transferase → MKRRFLLPVVLGAAVLCSFTGKKPAPNRPPNVIVILADDLGYSDLQAYGNAKVRTPNIDGLGKSGIRFTTAYSAAPICSPSRAGLITGRSQVRFGYEFMPDGNGAVQNGLPATELTLAQLLHAQGYATGIVGKWHLGIGDGFYPDQKGFDYSYYFQAGLSPYTEGELDTSKYAGIRAPWALTDKIAWTPRKGATAIREGREIVQDTGYLTFSLANKASQFIQQHKDKPYFLYLTFNAPHDPFQVPKAYYNKVTTEKDSLKRIYYGMIEALDDAVGQVLAQVKASGLEDNTIIFFTSDNGGASYTRATDNYPLRGGKCTHFEGGLSVPFYVRYPGHIASGVTSAQEISSLDIFATAAALSGATLPADRTYDGVNLVPFLQKGTLNKHPHEQFVWRSGFSKAFRSGNWKLVVNEHDKKEWLFDLSKDREEKKDLSASHPKELKQLKEALKKYEDTQVHSPLWESRYNTTVSERGEEYTFPI
- a CDS encoding TonB-dependent receptor; this encodes MRAILALIGMLMTMTAHAQLTGKVVDPETGTPVPGASVLIKSTTTGALTDTAGVFHLPFSGVFPVKLVVTYVGYGNKEVVLKNTSFVTITLPEKQITHLNDVVVTASRHSESILRSPVTIEKLSSRQLAESPAVSAYEAISSLKGVNTLNTSLLFTVYNTRGFQNPTNLRFVQLVDGMDNQSPVLNFPIANTIGAGDLDVESVELIPGASSALYGLSATNGLVNTITKDPWLHQGLSFNYKGGVNNLHNPYNYVSPSAYTSISLRYAKAISDRLAFKVNFAYTRGSDWASGDTSRQTNLNAGIGYGSTGTRQDPGYNGVNVYGDESYRTLTLNNQSVVVSRTGYKEAELTDYASKLLKADATLVYKFNNDTRLSYSYKGGIVDNIFTRANKLKFKNYTVQQHGITFKSPVISYKGYVNTENSGDSYNIRFLADNINRTWKSDSQWYSDFTTAFNSNYSSEGNMNTALQVARTAADNGRIESGTTSFNHIADSLKRIGSWTSGAKFISRGYFIHNELQADLSKWTSKILDVQIGADYRFSSLRSDGTFYPDTTGSPITTWKGGAFVQLSREIIPGKLKATGSVRYDKAQYIDGQFTSRLGLVYSPTPQHNFRLSFQNGYRMPVFQDAWANLRLGTTQVLGGIKQNLQPYDIIGNSYFTSSITAFNTAVNKAVSAGTDRDEAIQANKSLLVAAPINYIKPEKNLTFELGYKGSLLNDKLFVDISAFWVQFDGFIQGIGVGKVNLSSGISNDSLAAIAIAGGNYSSYSVYTNTPSKVYNYGVSLGVDYVLPKDYRFSANATYNGFDQAGTKDAYLSSGGFNTPAFSGSFSLGNTHVYKNIGFNVAYRWSGGINWVSSIANGYVPAWGSLDAQVSYHIPAAKSTIRIGGSNILNKYYTQYMSGPSIGGLYYASFTFDELFSKKH